One part of the Theropithecus gelada isolate Dixy chromosome 5, Tgel_1.0, whole genome shotgun sequence genome encodes these proteins:
- the LOC112625331 gene encoding platelet factor 4 variant yields the protein MSSAARSRATYPEMLFLALLLLPVVVAFASAEAEEDGDLQCLCVKTTSQVRPRHITSLEVIKAGPHCPTAQLIATLRNGRKICLDLQAPLYKKIIKKHLER from the exons ATGAGCTCCGCAGCCAGGTCCCGCGCCACCTACCCGGAGATGCTGTTCCTGGCGTTGCTGCTCCTGCCAGTTGTGGTCGCCTTCGCCAGCG CTGAAGCTGAAGAAGACGGGGACCTGCAGTGCCTGTGTGTGAAGACCACCTCCCAGGTCCGTCCCAGGCACATCACCAGCCTGGAGGTGATCAAGGCCGGACCCCACTGCCCCACTGCCCAACTGAT AGCCACGCTGAGGAATGGAAGGAAAATTTGCTTGGACCTGCAAGCCCCGCTGtacaagaaaataattaagaaacatTTGGAGCGTTAG